In the genome of Bacteroides mediterraneensis, the window TAACACAACAGATTCTGGTCCTGTTTTTCTTGGTTCGAATCCGAGTAGCCCAACAAAAAAGGTGTTCTGATTTTTCAGGACACCTTTTTTGTTTTCTTTTTTTATTTTGTGTATATATAATTGAACCGTTCGGTTAAAACTCATATAATCAGCTGTTTATATGGATTCTTTATTGTATTTGTTTCTTAATGAGTGTTAATGCTCTGTTCTTCTACAAACAATTCCTTTTGGAATATAGTTATTAAGTCATCGAGATTGAAAAATGTGATTAAGGTATTAAAGTTTGAATGAAAAAATGAAAAAGGTAACAATTTTAGTAGCTGCAGCTCTGGCTGTGACGTCTCTTTCTGCAAATGCACAAAAGGCGTATGAAGGAACTCGTTTTCTTGATAATTGGTATGTGGGCGTGAAAGGTGGAGTCACAACTCCTACCGCTCATTCTGCTTTCTGGCGTAACATGCGTGCGGAAACAGGTATTGAACTGGGTAAACAGATAACTCCAGTTCTGGGCGTTTCATTTGAAGGTTTGACAGGTATCAATACTTCTATGAGCAAGACCGCTTTCGACGATTTGAATCTAGGTCTGTTAGGTAAGATTAATTTGAATAATCTTTTCTGCGGATACAACGGTCAGCCAAGATTGTTTGAAGTGGAAGGTATTGCCGGATTTGGTTGGGGTCATGACTTTATGAACTCGGGTTATGGATATGACCGTTCTTATATGGTAAGCCGTTTTGGGGCAAGCTTGAACTTCAATTTGGGTGAGCAAAAGGCATGGACTGTAAATGTTCGTCCGGCGATTGTCTATAGAATGGACGGTAACCGTGCACAATTGCTGAATGTCAACAAGTCGAAGATTGAAATCCTGGCAGGTGTGACTTACCATTTTGCTAGCAGCAACGGTAAGCACTACATGACTATCCAGAAGCCTTATAACCAGGCAGAAGTTGATGCGTTGAATGAGTCTGTCAATGCGTTGCGTGCGGAAAATGCCCGTAAGGAAGAGGCTTTGAATGCGAAAGCTGCTGAAAATGCTCGCCTGGCAAAAGAACTGACCGATTTGAAGAATGCACCTAAGCAGGTAGAAACAATCGTTCAGAACACCCATTCCAAGTCTTTGGAATCAGTGGTTACTTTCCGTCAGGGAAAGACTGCCATCAGTGCAGACCAGATTCCGAATGTGGAGCGTATTGCCACTTATATGAAAAACAATCCGAAGAGTACTGTTTCCATTAAGGGATATGCTTCTCCCGAAGGTAGCGCGGAAGTCAATGCACGTGTGGCCAATCAGCGTGCGGAAGCCGTGAAGAACATGTTGATCAGTAAGTACAAAATCAGTGCTTCACGTATTACGGCTGAAGGTCAGGGAGTAGGTGATATGTTCTCTGAACCGGACTGGAACCGTGTAAGTATTGCGACATTGAATGAAGCGGAATAATTCTTTTTTAAATTGAAATAATGTAGTCTGAAGGCTGTTGCGGGTAACACTGTGACAGCCTTTTTTATGTTTTGTCCGTGGTAGGGAGGTTTTTGCATTTCTTGTATTTATGAATTGTGGGAAAAGTGGCTGAAAAGCATTATCTTTGTCCCCGAATTTGTAAAATCATGGAAGAACGTACACGATACAATGATTTTGCCAAGTTTCTGGCGCTTCACTTTCCTTTCAAGGTACAGAAAATTTCCCTGAATGTGGGATTTACTTGTCCGAACAGGGATGGGGTGAAAGGATATGGTGGATGTACCTACTGCAATAACCAGACGTTTAATCCAGCCTATTGCCGGACGGACAAGTCGGTGAAAGAGCAGCTGGAAGAAGGGAAGGCCTTTTTTGCGCGGAAGTATCCGGAGATGAGATACCTTGCTTATTTCCAGGCTTATACGAATACTTATGCGGAGTTGGAAAAGTTGCAGAAGATGTATGAAGATGCTCTTCAGGTGGAAGGGGTTGTCGGGCTGGTGATAGGTACCCGTCCGGACTGTATGCCCGATGAATTGCTGGATTACCTGGAAGAACTGAATCGTCGGACTTTTCTGCTGGTGGAATACGGCATTGAGAGTACGGACAACCGGACCTTGCAACGGATTAACCGCGGACATACGTTTGAATGTACGGAGGATGCCGTGAAACGTACGGCGGCAAGAGGGATACGTGTGGGCGGCCATGTCATTCTGGGCCTTCCGGGTGAAGACCATGATGCCATTATCCGCCAGGCGACACAAATTTCAGCTTTGCCATTGACGACGTTGAAGATGCATCAGTTGCAATTGGTGCGCGGCACACGTATGGCCCGTGAATATGAGTTGCATCCTGAGGAATTCCATCTGTATGAGGTAGACGAATATATTGACCTTGTGATTGATTACCTGGAGCGTGTGCGTCCCGATTTGGTATTGGAACGTTTTGTGTCACAGTCGCCCAAGGAGTTGCTGATAGCACCCGACTGGGGAATCAAGAATTACGAGTTTGCAGTCCGTATGAAGCGTCGTCTGCAGGAAAGGGACACTTGGCAGGGTAAGTTTTACGAAAAGGAAAGAGAATAAAAACAATATAATATTTTTAATTAATAGGATATCAATGGAAATTAAAGGTAAAGTTCATTATGTCGGTGTGAACGACCGCACAAAAGCATTGTTTGAGAATTTGTGGCCACTTCCTTATGGCGTATCTTATAACTCCTATCTGATTGCAGATGACGATATGGTGGCACTGGTGGATACGGTAGATGTCGCTTTCTTTGAAGTTTATATCAAGAAAATCCGCAGCATCATCGGCGACCGTAAAATCAATTATCTGATCATCAACCACATGGAACCGGATCATTCAGGTTCTATCGCGTTGATTAAGAAATACTATCCTGAAATTGTGCTGGTAGGAAACAAGAAGACTTTCGAGATGGTGGAAGGATACTATGGCGTGACAGGTGAACGTTACGTAGTGGGTGAGGGCGATTTCCTGAAACTCGGACACCACAACCTGCGTTTCTATCTGGTGCCGATGGTTCACTGGCCGGAAACGATGGTCACATTCGATGAAACAGAAGGAATTCTGTTCTCTGGCGATGCTTTCGGATGTTTCGGAGCCTTGAACGGAGGTTGCATCGACCGTAACATCAATACCGATATTTATTGGAACGAAATGCGCCGTTACTATGCCAACATTGTGGGTAAATTTGGTAATCCGGTGCAGAAAGCCTTGCAGAAATGCGGTGGCCTGCCTATTAAGATGATTTGTCCGACTCACGGACCGGTGTGGGAAGAATATATTCCGAAAGTGGTGGGTATGTACGACAAGATGAGCCGCTATGAAGGCGAAGAAGGAGTGGTGATTGCTTATGGTACGATGTATGGCAATACGGAAGAACTGGCTGAAACCATTGCGGAAGAATTGAGTGCACAAGGTATCAAGAACATCGTGCTGCACAATGTATCTCATACGCCTCATTCTTATATCCTGGCCGATATCTTCAAATACAAAGGACTGATTGCGGGTTGTACGACTTACAACATGCAGCTGTATCCTGAGATGGAGTCCTTGCTCAACAAGGTGGCTGCCCGTGAAATGAAGAACCGTCTGTTCGGTTACTTCGGCTCATTCACTTGGGCCAGTGCGGCGGTAAAGAAACTGGGTGAGTTCACAGAGAAACTGAAATTCGAAGTGGTAGGTAATCCGATTGAAATGAAGCAGAGCATGAAAGCCGACAACTATGCGCAGGCGAAGGAACTGGCAAAGGCCATGGCCGACCGTCTGAAAGCTGACCGGAAATAAGAAAGCGGATTTCCTTTTAGAAAACAGGATATAAAAAATCTTCCACTGAGGTGACGCCCTTCGGTGGAAGATTTTTTTATGCAATGCGATTCGTTCGGAAATCAGTCCTTTGCCTGGTGTACCGTCAGCTGTGGGAACGGGAAGCCGATACCCTCCTTATTGAAGGTGTCATATACGATTTTGTTCATGTCGAAATATACGTCCCAATAGTTTTCGGTCTTGGTCCAGACGCGTACTTTGATATCCACACTGCTGGCCGACAAAGCTCCCAGCCCGATGAAAGGAGCAGGAGTAGTCAGGATGCGGGTATCTGCCGCGATGATGCGTTCCAGTACAGCTTTTACTTTCTCAAAGTCTTCTCCATATTCCACGCCGAACACCCATTCCGCACGGCGCATTTCCTGTTTGCTGTAGTTGGTGATGGCATTGCTGCTCAATGCGCCGTTGGGCACGTAAATGATACGGTTGTCTGTCGTAGCCAGGATGGTATGGAAAATCTGGATTTCCTTGACTGTTCCGCTGGCATTCTGTCCGTCGATGTAGTCGCCCACCTTGAACGGCTTGAACACCAGGATTATCAGTCCTCCGGCAAAGTTTGACAGGTTGCCCGACAGTGCCATACCGATAGCCACACCGGCAGAGGCCAGGATGGCGGCAAAGCTCGTGGTTTCTACGCCCAGCTTACTCACGATGGCAAATGCCAGAATCAGGTTCAACAAGATGTTGAGCAGACTTTTCAGGAAGGTCTGCACACTGATTTCCAGTTTCCTTTTCTCCAGAATCTTGCTGACCAGCCGTCCGATTTGCTTGATGATGAACCGGCCTACAATGTAGATGATGATGGCTGCCAGAATGTCTTTTCCCACTTCAATACCCCAGTTGAGCAGTTTGTCCAGAATTTGTTCCACATTGATTCTGGAAGCTGCCTTGCCTGCCTGTGCAGTTGCTTGTAATAATGTAAGTAACATGATTTGATGATTAATTAATAATACAGTTATTTATTCCTTCAATATACCTTTTCCCTCTCTGACAATTTCAGGTACTTC includes:
- a CDS encoding OmpA family protein produces the protein MKKVTILVAAALAVTSLSANAQKAYEGTRFLDNWYVGVKGGVTTPTAHSAFWRNMRAETGIELGKQITPVLGVSFEGLTGINTSMSKTAFDDLNLGLLGKINLNNLFCGYNGQPRLFEVEGIAGFGWGHDFMNSGYGYDRSYMVSRFGASLNFNLGEQKAWTVNVRPAIVYRMDGNRAQLLNVNKSKIEILAGVTYHFASSNGKHYMTIQKPYNQAEVDALNESVNALRAENARKEEALNAKAAENARLAKELTDLKNAPKQVETIVQNTHSKSLESVVTFRQGKTAISADQIPNVERIATYMKNNPKSTVSIKGYASPEGSAEVNARVANQRAEAVKNMLISKYKISASRITAEGQGVGDMFSEPDWNRVSIATLNEAE
- a CDS encoding TIGR01212 family radical SAM protein (This family includes YhcC from E. coli K-12, an uncharacterized radical SAM protein.), whose amino-acid sequence is MEERTRYNDFAKFLALHFPFKVQKISLNVGFTCPNRDGVKGYGGCTYCNNQTFNPAYCRTDKSVKEQLEEGKAFFARKYPEMRYLAYFQAYTNTYAELEKLQKMYEDALQVEGVVGLVIGTRPDCMPDELLDYLEELNRRTFLLVEYGIESTDNRTLQRINRGHTFECTEDAVKRTAARGIRVGGHVILGLPGEDHDAIIRQATQISALPLTTLKMHQLQLVRGTRMAREYELHPEEFHLYEVDEYIDLVIDYLERVRPDLVLERFVSQSPKELLIAPDWGIKNYEFAVRMKRRLQERDTWQGKFYEKERE
- a CDS encoding FprA family A-type flavoprotein, with protein sequence MEIKGKVHYVGVNDRTKALFENLWPLPYGVSYNSYLIADDDMVALVDTVDVAFFEVYIKKIRSIIGDRKINYLIINHMEPDHSGSIALIKKYYPEIVLVGNKKTFEMVEGYYGVTGERYVVGEGDFLKLGHHNLRFYLVPMVHWPETMVTFDETEGILFSGDAFGCFGALNGGCIDRNINTDIYWNEMRRYYANIVGKFGNPVQKALQKCGGLPIKMICPTHGPVWEEYIPKVVGMYDKMSRYEGEEGVVIAYGTMYGNTEELAETIAEELSAQGIKNIVLHNVSHTPHSYILADIFKYKGLIAGCTTYNMQLYPEMESLLNKVAAREMKNRLFGYFGSFTWASAAVKKLGEFTEKLKFEVVGNPIEMKQSMKADNYAQAKELAKAMADRLKADRK
- a CDS encoding mechanosensitive ion channel family protein codes for the protein MLLTLLQATAQAGKAASRINVEQILDKLLNWGIEVGKDILAAIIIYIVGRFIIKQIGRLVSKILEKRKLEISVQTFLKSLLNILLNLILAFAIVSKLGVETTSFAAILASAGVAIGMALSGNLSNFAGGLIILVFKPFKVGDYIDGQNASGTVKEIQIFHTILATTDNRIIYVPNGALSSNAITNYSKQEMRRAEWVFGVEYGEDFEKVKAVLERIIAADTRILTTPAPFIGLGALSASSVDIKVRVWTKTENYWDVYFDMNKIVYDTFNKEGIGFPFPQLTVHQAKD